The Archangium primigenium genomic interval GGACGATGTCCCCACTGAGCAGCGCCCCCCGCCCGTCCGCGCCCTCGCGCCAGTGCAGCACCGTGCCTCCGGCGAAATGGCCGCCCAGCCGCAGCAGCGTCACGCCCTCCTCGAGGGTCAGGGTCTCGCCCTCCCAGAACCGGAGCGAGGCGTCCGGACGCATCACCCACGCCCGGTCGGCGGCATGCAGGTGGACGGGCACCTGGAACGCGCGCGCCCAGTCCTGCATGCGGGTGTAGTAGTGCGGGTGCGAGATGGCGATGGCCGTGAGGCCGCCCAGCGCGCGGAGGAGCGTCTCGGTCGCCGCGTCGAGCAGTGCCAGGCAGTCCCAGAGGATGTTGCCCCGAGGGGTACGAATGAGGAGCGCGCGCTGGCCGATGGCGAAGTCGGGCCGCGTGTGGAGCTCGAACAGGCCCGGCTCGAGCTGGCGCCAGGCATTCACATGCCCGGCCGCGAGCGCCTCGGGGGTCGTCCACGCCTGACCACTCCGCGGCACGTACTGCCGCTCGTCCACGCAGATGGGACAGTGCTCGGGCGCCTGGGGCGCGTCATAGGAAGTTCCACACGCGCGGCACAGGTGGATGGGCATGAGGTCCTCCCCTCGGACAGAACAGACGTCCCCTCAAGATGGGGTCCGTGCCCGGCCCGCGCTGGGAGACGCGCCGAGCCAGGCTGGATGCCTCGACCCCAGGCGAGCGGGCACCTCACGCGCAGCTCACGCAGGTCAGGGGATGGCGCCAAGGCCATATGGCCAGAGGGCATTGGGACATGACAGGCTCACGACGGAGATGAGGTCCGTTGTCGGGAGCAACGGGAGAGGACACGGCACATGTGGAGACTGCTCTCGTTGTTGGCGCTCCTCGGAGCCGCTTCGTTGGGCTGCACGGCCTCGAACTCCACCCGTCGCGGGTCGCGCGTCCCACCCCAACGCCCCGTAGAGGTGACGCCCCAGGAGTTCGCCCGCGCCATGGCGGGATTGGTCTTGGACCTCCCGCTTCAGCCCATCGCTCGGGTTCACCAGCGCCCCGCATCCACCCCACCCCGGCGCCTGGCGCACATCACCCTGGCCGCATGGCCCACCGCACCCGCGCCTGCCTTGACGCGCGACTACCTCCGATGGTGCGCACACACGCGCGCGACGGGCGATTGCCTCTCGCTTCTCGGCGACGAGCCTGTGCTGGACGCGCATGACCGCCAGCAGGTGGCCCTCGCGTTGGCCTTCGGCTCCGTATGGGAGGAAACCCGGGGAGCGTTCGGCGCGCTCGCGGACCCAGCGACCATCCGCAACACGCTGCTCTCGGCGATGACGTTCTACCTGCTCGTCCTGGTCGCGCCTGAACCCGTGACGAAGCCCGTGGCCGTGGCGCTCACGGCTTTCCTTCTGAGCTATCTGGGTTGGGACACGTTCTGGGGCCTGGTCTCCGGATGGGTTGAGCTGAGGGACTCCGCCTCCCGGGCCACGACCTTCGTCGAACTCCGAGCCGCGGGAGACCAGTACGCGAAGGCCATCGGTGTTCGAGCCGCGAGGCTGTTCGTCATGCTGGCCACAGCGGCCTTTGGCGCCACCACGGGGCTGTCCGTGACCGGACCCACGCTCCCGGGCTTCGCGCAAGCGTCACTCGCCGCGCGGACCCACCATGGACTCCACCTGACCGCCGTCTCCGAAGTGCAAGCGGTCAGCGTGACAGCGGCGGGTGCCAGTCTCACCCTGGCGTCGGCCCCCCTGGCCATGGCGACCTCCACGACCGGCCCGTCGATGCGCCCCGACATGGAGCCTGAATGCACGGGCCAGACCCACCATGTCATCTCGAGACCCATCGCCAAGGAACTCGAACGACACCTGACGCTCGGCGGCCACTACACGCCCAGGGACTCGCGATTCGTCGTCCAAGCCAGGGACCAAGCGTCACACTGGGGCTACCAGGATTGGCACCGCAAGCTCGACGACACCATCATTCGCTGGCTCCGTGAGAACCCCACGGCCTCGGTGGAGCACTTCGAGGCCTTCCTCCGCCAGTTGTACCTTCGGCCAGATCTGCGCCATCGCTTTCCCCATGGTTTCTGAGACCTCACCCACGCAACGCTTCTTCGTGCTCCAGGATGACGCCTTCGGGTCCCACGACACCCGCTTCAGCCCCGTGAATCCCCACCTGGGGGACGCCCCTCGCTGTCCTCGGTGCGGCCAGGGTCGTGGAGCACGGATCTGGCTTCCTCCCTTTCAGGTGGAATTGGAGCCGTACGGCACGAACTGGGGGGATGTCGCCACGGGTCCGGGAGGAGACCTGCTTGTCTCCAGACGCTTCCGCGACGCGTACCACGACGAAGGGCTCGTGGGACTCGGGAGCTTCCACCCCGTCGAAGTGACGCGCGTGCTCCGAAAACGCCGAGGGCCCACGCTCGCCTCTCCACTCTATTTTCTCGCCACTCCCGACTTCTCCGAAACGGCCGTGGATGAGACACGAAGTCGGCTCCACCGCCCACGGCCCTTCACCTGTGATGGGTGCAGGTTGTCCGGCCTGGATGCCATCCATGGCTTCTGCCTGGAACAGCCGCCTCAGGTGAAAGAAGACATTTTTCGCCCGAGGGCCCTGGCGGGAACACTCGTGGCCTCCGAGCGTTTCGCTCGATTCGCCGCGCGGCACGCACTGACGAACATGCGGCTCACGCCCACCGAGCGGTTCGTGTGGGATCCCTTGGGACGAGAGCCCGACCGCCTGGAATGAAGCTCAGCTCGCCTGGGCCACCTCGGCCGAGTCGTCCTCGTCCTCCGCCTCGTCACCCTGGTCGTCGACGCCCTGGGGCACGCCGTCCACGTAGAGCACGACGTTGCCCACCGTGGCGGGCACGCGTGGGCCCGGCGTCACCACGCCCGTGAGGTTGAGCGGATCCACCGCGGAGATCTGCACCCGCACCCCCGAGGGCTCCTGCCGCCGCACCGCCCGCGCCACGTCCACCGCGTCCGGCAGCGCGAACTGCTCGCCCACGAAGCCCGCCACGAAGCGGCCCCCGCGAATCTCGCCCCGCGCCTCCATCCTCCGGTACACGTACAAGAGCTCGCGCCAGGAGGGTGCCAGGGCCTCGCGCATCACCAGGTCTCGCCAGACGATGCCGTAGCGCTGCAGGAACAGCCGCGCGAGCGACTCGCGCACCTCGTCCTCGCCCTTGGGCTCGGAGGGCGCCAGCAGGCTCCAGCGTCCCGGACCGCCGCGCTGCAACAGCTTCTGCCGCTTGCGCTGCGCCGGGCTCTGGAGCACCCGCAGGTTCTGCACCGCGTCCGCCGTGACGAGCCCCCGGGCCACCAATTCCCACAGCGCGTCCTCCACCTCCGAGGGCAGCCGCCGCGCGCGCGAGCACAGGTCCGTGAAGAAGCACGCGCCGCGCTGCTCCAGCACCGTCACCACGTCCCGGGCGGGCGCGGACAGGTCCTCCGGCACCCGCACGCCGCCATCCGCGAGCACCATGCCGGGCCGCGCCGCCGACAGCATCCAGTCCAGATCCTCGCGCTTCACGAAGGACAGGCTCGCGTTGCGGTTGGGCGAGGCCGCCCGCGAGCGCACGGGCTCGGGCGCGGGGGGCGGCACGGGCGCGCCCCGGCGGGGACTCGCCACTGGTTTGGCTTCCTTCTGCGTGAGCCGCCCCCAGGCCACCTCGCCCGAGTAGCACGCGCGCTCCAGCAGGTCGCCCAGGTAGCCCTTCATCCGCGCGGGCAACAGGAAGCGCTCCCACGCGGACGCGGGCGCCTCGTAGCCCTGCAACAGGCCGATGGCCTTGGACAGGCCCGTGGAGCCCCGGAGCGCGTCCACCTCCTCCAGGTGGTGCCACCGGAAGAGGAAGCGCATGAAGTCGCGCGCGCTCAGGGGCTCGATCTCCTTGCGCAGCCGGCCCACCGTCAGCCGGTGGATGCGCTGGAGCAGGCGCCGGTCGCACCACTCCACTCCGCCCGGCACGGCGTCCGGACGGAAGCGTCCCCGGAGGATGCCGCCCGAGGCCTCCAGCGCGTGCAGCGCGATGTCCACGTCCGTGGCGTCCAGGGACGTGAGGGCCGCCAGTTCCGCCACGGTCGTGGGGCCCAGCAGCTCCATCCACCCGCGCACCACCTGCGCCACCGCCGCGTCGCGCTCCACGGGCTTGTCCCCGGGCAGCGGCTGGAGGGCGGGCTGGAGCTCGGCCTCGGGGAAGAGCGCGCGGACGGCCTGGATCCGCTCGGCGGGGACGAGGTAGCGCTGGCCCGCCACCTCCAGCCAGGCCACGCGCCGCTGCGCCGCGAGGCCCGCCACGAAACGCCCCACCACCCGCGCCTCGGGCAGCAGCACCAGTTGCAGGAGCGCGTCGTGCAGCTCGTCCTCGTCGCGCAGGGGCGGCGCCGCGTCGCGCACCACCTGCTCGATGGCGCTCGCGTCCAGCGCGCCGAAGGCCGCCGAGTCCTCCGCCGGCAGCGTGCGGCGCAGCACCACGTTGCGCACCCGGCGCTCCTCGGCGGGCGCGTCGTCCAGGAAGGTGTAGGGCTGGCTGTTCACCATCTGGTGGGCGAACACGCTCGGCTCGGGCACGTCCCGCGCCACCAGTTGGATGCGGCCTTCCTTCATGCCGCGCAACACCTGGCGCAGGCCGTCCACGTCCATGGCCTCGCGCAGACAGTCCTGCATCGTCTGCCGCACCAGCGGGTGGTCCGGCACCTCCACGTCCGCGCCATGGTGGTTGTCCTGGCAGCCCACCTGGGCGGGGAACACCGCGGCGAGCAGGTCCTCGCTGCGCGCGCGCTGGAGGTTGGGCGCCACGCGCTTGCCCGAGGAGAAGCGCGACAGGGACAGGGCCCGCGTCGCGTTCCACCGGAAGCGCGTGCCGAACAGCGGCGACTGCAGCACCGCCTGCACCAGCACCTCCTCGGTGTTCTCCGGGTTGAGGAAGCCGAAGATGTCCTCCAGCGGGAAGGAGTGCTGCTCGCCCAGGGACAAGAGCAGCCCGTCCTCGGTGGCCGCCGCCTGGAGCTCGAAGTCGAAGGTGCGGCAGAAGCGCTTGCGCAGCGCCATGCCCCAGGCGCGCATGACGCGGCTGCCAAAGGGCGCGTGGAGGATGAGCTGCATGCCGCCCGCCTCGTCGAAGAAGCGCTCGGCCACGAGCGTGGTCTGGCTCGGCACCACCCCGAGCACCTGCTGGCCCGCGCGCAGGTACGCGAGCAGCGCGTCCACCGCCGGGGGCGGCACCTGGAGCTGCTTCTCCAGGAAGAGCGGCGCGTCGGCGCGCTGGAGCAGCTCCGCGCGCAGCCGGCCCACGTGCACGCTCAGCTCGTCCGTGCGGCCCGGGGCCTCGCCACGCCAGAAGGGCACCGTGGGCGGCTGGCCGTGGGCGTTCTCCACCATCACCGACGCCCCCATCACCCGCTGGATGCGCCAGGCCGTCGTGCCCAGCAGGAAGATGTCCCCGGGTGAGGACTCCACCGCGAAGTCCTCGTCCAGCGTGCCCACCACCTTGCCCTCGGGCTCGGCCACCACGTTGAAGGTGAAGGTGTCCGGGATGGCGCCGCCGTTGGTGAGCGCGGTGATGCGCACGCCCCGGCGCGCCTTGAGCCGCTGGTTCACCCGGTCGCGGTGCAGGTGCACCCCCGCCCGCCCGCGCCGCAGGGACACGCCCTCGGACAGCGTCTCCAACACCTTCTCGTACTCCTCGTAGGAGAGGTCACGGTAGGGCCAGGCGCGGCGCAAGAGGCTGTAGAGCGCGCGCTCGTCCCACTCCTCGCACGCGCACGCGGCCACGATCTGCTGCGCGAGCACGTCCAGGGGCTTCTCCGGGATGCGCACCGCGTCCAGGTCGCCCTCGCGCACGGCGTTGAGCAGGGCCACGCACTCCATCAGCTCGTCGCGCGTCATGGCGAAGAGCACGCCCTTGGACACGCCGCCCTTGTAGTGGCCCGCGCGGCCCACCCGCTGCAGCAGCACGGCGATGGAGCGCGTGCTGCCCAGCTGCACCACCAGGTCCACGTTGCCCACGTCGATGCCCAGCTCCAGCGACGCCGTGGCCACCATCACCGACAGCTGTCCCGCCTTGAGCCGCTCCTCGGCCGACAGCCGCAGCTCGCGCGACATGCTGCCGTGGTGCGCCGCCACCTTGTCCGGCGACAGGCGCTCGCCCAGGTCGTGCGCCACGCGCTCGGCCAGCTTGCGCGTGTTCACGAAGACGAGCGTCGTGCGGTGCTCGCTGGCCAGTTGCAGGAGCCGGTCATACACCTGCCCCCACATCTCGTGCGTGGCGAGCGAGCCCAGCTCCGCGTCCGGAATCTCCACCCGCAAATCCCACGGCCGCTGGTGCCCCACCTGGACCAGTTGGCAGGGCTCGTCGCGCTCGCCGGTGAGGAAGGCGGCGATCGCCTCCAGGGGCTTCTGCGTGGCCGACAGGCCGATGAGCTGGGGCCGCACCTCGGTGATGGCCTTGAGCCGCTCCAGCGACAGGGCGAAGTGGCTGCCGCGCTTGTCACGCGCCAGGGCGTGGATTTCGTCCACGATGACGGTGCGCACCCCCCGGAGCGTGGCCCGGGCCCGCTCCGCCGTCAGGTAGAGGTAGAGCGACTCCGGCGTGGTGATGAGGATGTGCGGGGGCCGGCGCACCATCTGCGCGCGCTCGGAGGCGGAGGTGTCGCCCGTGCGCACCTGGACCCGCAGCTCCTGGGGCGAAAAGCCCGCGGCGCGCGCCCGCTGGAGCAGCTCCTCCAGCGGCTGCAGCAGGTTCTTGCGCACGTCGTTGCCCAGCGCCTTGAGCGGCGACACGTAGAGCACCTGGGTGCGATCCTCCAGGACGCCCTCCAGCGCGAGCCGGAAGAGCCGATCCAGGGCGGCGAGGAAGGCGGTGAGCGTCTTGCCGCTGCCCGTGGGCGCGGCGATGAGCACGTCCCGCCAGTCCTGGATGAGCGGCCAGCCCTCCACCTGCGGACGCGAGGGCTCGCCCAGTCGCTCGCTGAACCACGCCTGGACCACGGGGTGGAAGGGCGCGAGCGCCGGGTGGACGAGGGAGGGGGTGGCGAAGTCGAGGGCGATCTGCGGGGCCATGGCGCACGCTCAGCCTGAACACGGGTTTAGGGGAAGGTCAACGCGCGGCGCCCGGCCCGCCGGGCCCTCCACCGTCCCGGCACAGCCCCTGGGCAAACATTGAACGCCGTGTGCGGCACTTCACGCCTCCTGCGAGGGAGTGTCGTCACGCCGCCATTCACCTGCCGCGAAGACGCCCCGCGTCAACGGCGGCGGAGGGGGTGTGCTTTCGTGGCCTCGGAGGCCTCATCCCATGTCCCCGCCGCGCCATGCCTACGCCCTCGAGCAGCTCAATCCGGAGGCGTTCCTCGCGCTTCGTCTGGAGGCAACAGGGCCTCACGCCGGAGACTTCCTGTGCGAGTACGCCAACCCGGCGGCCCAGGCCCTGTTGGAGGAGGACCCGGTGGGCCTGCGGCTGCTCGGGGCCCGGCCGGAGCTGGCGGGAGGCCGGAGCGACTGGCGGCAGGTGCTGCTCACGGGCGTGCCCCTCACGCGGGTGCTGCCCCTGCGCCGGGTCGCGGGGACGCGCCGGGTGCTCACGCGCGCCGCCCGGGTGGAGGAGGCCCTGCTCGCGGTGTGGCTCGTGGACGTGACGGACACCGAGCGCTTCATGAGCGAGACGGCCGCCTTCGAGGAGCGGATGCTCTCCTTCGTGGAGGCCATGCCGGCGCCCTTCCTCGCGCTCGATCCCCACCTGCGCTTCAGCTACGTGAACGCGGCGGCGGAGTCGTGGCTGGGCAAGGGGCGGCAAGCCCTCATCGGCCGGCCCCTGGAGCAGGAGTACGCCGGGGCACCGGGCTCCACCCTGAGCCCCCAGGCCCGGCGGGTGCTCGCCACGGGCCAGGCCACGCGCTTCGCCGAGCGCTCCCCCTCGCGCTGCTGGGAGGTGACGGTGTCACCCGGGGACCCCGGGGTGCTCATCTACCTGCACGACATCACCGTGCACCGCCCGACGGCCCTGGCGCGGCCCCTGCCGCGCGCGCACCCGGGCCCCCTGGCCCATGGCGGCTGCGGCGGACGGCACGGCGACTCCCGGCTGACGTCCCGGAGGCGCCGGGGCCGGGACTGACGGCCCGCGCTCAGCGCGACAGGCCGCTGGCCACCGGTCGGCGGGTGGCGTTCATCCAGGTGAGGCGGAAGGTGGCGGACGTGCCCTCGCGCGCCACGGGCTCCACCTGGATGTCCTCGGCGCCCGCCGCGCGCAGCGTCTCGGCGAGCAAGCCACAGGCGAAGTACGGGTTGTCCGCGGCGATGTCCCGCATCCACAGCCGGGCGCCGTGGGTGCCCAGCTCCTCCACCCGCACCTCGTTGAAGTTGTTGCCCGCGCGCAGGTTGTGCGGCACGCGCTCCAGCGTCGGGCGCGGCCCCAGCCGGGTGACGAGCGACATGCTCGCGCGCCCCTGGGCCGTCAGCCGGAAGCCCTGCAGGTAGCGCTCGCCCAGGCGCGACCAGGCCTCGCGCTCGGGCAGCCCGGGGAACACGTCCTCCACGGCCACCCGCAGGCACGCCTTCCACTGCTCCAGCGCGTAGGACGGCCGCAGGGGCTCGTTCAAGTCCAGGCCCACGTCCTTGAGCCGCCGACGGCCCTCGCGCGACAGGTGCGGCCCCAGGGCCCGGACGAACAAGGCATCCACGGACTGCGCGTAGACTCGCTTCTCGGTGGGCAGTGACACAGGCATGTCGCGAAGGTGACCCTTCCCCTCCCCGGCGGCCACCCCCCCCGCCCCGACTCTGTGTGCTGGTGAAAAGTCGGAAAGCCCCGCGAGTCCGTGGGTGTGGGTGCCCGCGCTACACCTGCATCTTGAGGCGCGTCTCGTGCACCTCGGTGGGCAGCGTGGCGCGGTCCCGGTCCGCCTGGCGCATGAGCCGGAGGATGGAGGGGCCGAGCACGTCCACCTCGGTGGAGGCGAAGGCCTCCGTGCCGAAGCGGCGGATGGTCTCCGTCTGCTGCTCGAGGATGCGGGCGTCCTGCTGGAAGATGTGCAGGGCCACGGGGGTGATGAAGGGCTTGATGAGCCAGTGCGGCAGGGGCAGCCGGAAGGTCACCACGGCGTAGACGAGCGTGTCCCAGTCCTCCACGGGCGTCATGGCCGAGGTCACCATCATGTGGCTGTCCGCGCCGAGCTGGTACTCCACCTGGGCGATGGAGGGCATGAGGAAGCGGTCGAAGTGCTTGAGCACGCCGCCGCCCGGGGCCAGCAGTCGGCCCACGAGCCCCTCTGGCCGGGGCTCGCCCACGTACTCGGCCTCCACGGAGTCCGCGCCCCGGCGCACCACCACGTCGATCTCCCCGCGCTTCTTCTCCGTGCGGAACAGGCCGCCGTGGAGGAACGAGGTGTGGGGCACGTCGAGCGTGTTCTCCAGGAGCGCGTGCAGCGAGCCCTTCGCGCGCAGCACGCGGCGCACGGTGCTGTAGCCCGGCGTGTCGAGCAGCGGGAAGCGGTAGGGCTCGTGCGTGGGCTCGACGCCGGGCGTGGAGTACACCCAGACGAAGCCCTCCTGCTCGCGCGTGGCGTAGCTCAGGGCGCAGCGGCTCTTGGCCTCGGGCTCGCCGGTGAAGCCGGGCACGGCGCGGCACTGGCCCTGGGTGTCGAAGCGCCACCCGTGGTAGCCGCACTGCAACTGCCCGCCCACCACCCGGCCGAGCGACAGGGGCACGTTGCGGTGGGGGCAGCGGTCCGCCAGGGCGCCGGGCTTGCCTTGCGCGTCGCGGAAGAGCACGAGCGGCGCGCCCTGCAGCATGCGGGCGAGCGGCTTGCGGCCCAGCTCGCGCGAGGTGCAGAGGATGAACCAGCTGTTGGGCAGGCGCACCACCGAGACCAGACCGGACGGTGCCACCGCGCCGCGCGCTTCCTCACGAGAAGAACCCATACGGCCCCATTTAATGTCAGGGACGCAGGAGGGGCGCCAGTCGCACGTACACCATGCCGCCCACCGGCGTGCGGCCGCCGTAGAAGGGCACCAGGGACTCGGGCACGAGGTTCACCGCGCCCCGCGCGCCCAGCCCCGCCTTCACGGGTCCCCAGGGGCCAAACTGGTAGACGTAGCCGAGCGCCAGGGCGCCCACGTCGAAGGTCTGGTGCGCCAGGGCCTCGGGCAGCACCAGGTCATGCCCCGTCTTGCGCACGTACTCCACCCGGCCGAAGACGGCGTGGTGGCCATCCAGGTCCACGCTGCTCTCCAGGAGCGCGGAGCTCGTGGGCGGCTCGCCGGACTCCAGGTTGCGTCCGAAGACGGCGGTGGTGGCCCAGAAGCCCTGGGTGCCCACGGGCGCGTGGTACGTGGCCGAGGCGGTGAAGCGGTTCACGGACACCTCCGGCTCCAGCGCCTCGGGGCTCGGCAGGTAGCCGTAGGACACCTGGGCGCTCACGCGCGGGGTGGGGTTGGCGGACAGGCGCACGGAGAAGGCGTCCGGGGCGCGCAGGTCCAGGTCATAGCGGTTCTCGTCGGGCTCGCGGCCGTTGAACGCGGAGACCTCCAGCTTGGCGAGCGGCGTGACGACGCCCACGGTCACCACTCCAAAGGAGATGTGGGTCGAGTCCTGCCAGTGGTGGCCCAGCACGGCGAGGGGGTCGAACCGGGCGGAGACGCGGTGGGGGAAGGCCACGGGGCCCAGGGCGGGCTCGCCCGCGGGGGCCACGTAGAGCATCAGGCCCCAGGTGTCGGAGAAATAGTGCGTGTAGCTGGCGGCCAGCTCCATGAACAGGTCATGCGGGTGCTGGCGGTCGCGCAGGGGCTCGCCCCGGTAGGACTCCCCCGTCTGGAGCAGCAGCGGGTAGCCCCCGTTGGCGCCCGCGGTGAGGGGATCCGGGCTGAGCATGAGGCTGAGCACGAGCTGTCCCGAGGACCCCTCCCGCTCGGCCATGAGCATCGCCCAGCCCAGGGCCTCGAGCGCCCGCGCGCCCCGGGGCCCGCCCTGGACGTCGTAGCCGCCGAAGAGCAGACCCTGGAACATGAGGCCCCAATCGCCCACCTGGCCGTGGATCATGGCGGGAGGAAAGAGGTCCGGCTGCCAGGAGGTGCCCGAGCCCCGGCGCATCAGGGGAATGTCGCGCAGGGAGCGCACCTCGGTCTCCGCGTGGCCCATGTGCGCCGCGTGGTCCATGTCCGCCATGGACTCGCCCTGCGCCATGTGCCCGGCGTGCTCCGAGTCCGATGCGGGGGATTGAGCCTGGGCGGACAGCCCCAGGCACAGACCAAGGACCACGGGAGGAAGGCGCATGGTCCACCCACTGTCCCGGGGCCGGGCCCGCACCTCAAGCGAGGCGCGTCCGCCCTGCTCTGCGCAAAACAGACCTACAGGTCCAGGCGCCGCAGGCGCAACGCATTGCCAATCACCGACACGGAGGACAGGCTCATCGCCACCGCCGCGAGCATCGGGCTGAGCAGCCACCCGAACACCGGGTAGAGCACACCCGCCGCGATGGGCACGCCCACCAGGTTGTAGATGAAGGCGAAGAAGAGGTTCTGGCGGATGTTGCGCAGCGTGGCCTGGCTCAACGTCCGCGCCCGTGAAATCCCACGCAAGTCCCCCTTCACCAGCGTCACCGCCGCGCTCTCCATCGCGATGTCCGTGCCCGTGCCCATCGCGATGCCCACGTCCGCGCCCGCCAGCGCCGGCGCGTCGTTCACCCCGTCCCCCGCCATCGCCACCGTGCGGCCCTCGGCCCGCAGGCGCTTCACCACGTCGCCCTTGCCCTCGGGCAGCACCCCGGCCACCACCTCGTCGATGCCCAGGCCCCGCGCCACCGCCTCCGCCGTCGTCCGGCTGTCCCCCGTGAGCATCACCACCCGCAGGCCCTCGCGGTGCAGCGTGGCGATCGCCTCCGCCGTGGTGGCCTTCACCGGATCCGCCACCCCGAGCAGCCCCACCACCCGGCCCTCCACCGCCACGAACACCACCGTCTGGCCCTCGTGCCGCAGTGCCTCGGCCCGCGCGCCCCAGTCGCCCCCGTCCAGTCCCAACGCCTCCAGCAGCGCCAGGTTGCCGAGCGCCACCCGCGTCCCGTCCACCCCGCCCTCCACGCCCTTGCCCGTCAGCGAGCGGAAGTCCTTCACCGCCCCGGGCGTCACGCCCCGCGCCTCGGCGCCCGCCACCACCGCCGCCGCCAGCGGGTGCTCGCTGCCCCGCTCCAGGCTCGCCGCGAGCCGCAACAGCCGCGCCTCGTCCATGCCCCGCGCCTCCACCGTCACCAGCCGGGGCTTGCCCTCGGTGAGCGTGCCCGTCTTGTCCACCACCAGCGTGTCCACGCGCTCGAGCACCTCCAGCGCCTCGGCGTCCCGGATGAGCACGCCCACTCCCGCCCCCTTGCCCATGCCCACCACCACGGACATGGGCGTGGCCAGCCCCAGCGCGCACGGGCAGGCGATGATGAGCACCGCCACCGCGTTCACCAGCGCGTGCGCCAGTCGGGGCTCGGGGCCCACCAGGGCCCAGACGAGGAACGTCACCGCCGACACCGCGATGACCGCGGGCACGAACACCGCCGCCGCCCGGTCCGCCAGCCGCTGGATGGGCGCGCGCGAGCGCTGGGCCTCGGCCACCCGCTGGACGATGCGCGCGAGCAGCGTGTCCCGGCCCACCCGCTCGGCCCGCATCACCAGGCCACCCGTGCCATTGACCGTGCCACCCGTGACGCGCGCGCCCGCCGTCTTCTCCACCGGCAGCGGCTCGCCCGTCACCAGGGACTCGTCCACCGCGCTCGTGCCCTCCAGCACCACGCCATCCACCGGCACCTTCTCGCCGGGGCGCACCCGCAGGGTGTCCCCCGCCTTCACCTGCTCGAGCGGCACGTCCTCGTCCCGTCCGTCCGCGCCCACGCGCCGGGCCACGGCCGGGGCGAGTTGGAGCAGGGCGCGCAGGGCCCCCGAGGTGGCGCGCCGCGCCCGCAGCTCCAGCATCTGGCCGAGCAGCACCAGGGTGATGATGGTCGCCGCCGCCTCGTAATAGAGGGGCGCCGCGCCGCCGTGTCCGAGGAAGGCGTCGGGCAGCAGTCCCGGCGCCAGCGTGGCGACGACGCTGAAGAGGTACGCCGCGCCCGTGCCCAGCGCCACCAGGGTGAACATGTTGAGGTGGCGGTTCTTCACCGAGACCGCGCCGCGCTCGAAGAAGGGCGCCCCGCCCCAGAGCACCACGGGCGTGGCCAGCAGGAACTGGAGCCACGCCCTCGCCGTCGGCGAGAGCACGTGCGCGAGGGGCGCGCCCGGCAGCATCTCCGCCATGCCCAGCACGAACA includes:
- a CDS encoding MBL fold metallo-hydrolase, translating into MPIHLCRACGTSYDAPQAPEHCPICVDERQYVPRSGQAWTTPEALAAGHVNAWRQLEPGLFELHTRPDFAIGQRALLIRTPRGNILWDCLALLDAATETLLRALGGLTAIAISHPHYYTRMQDWARAFQVPVHLHAADRAWVMRPDASLRFWEGETLTLEEGVTLLRLGGHFAGGTVLHWREGADGRGALLSGDIVQVAADTRRVSFLWSYPNMMPLSARTVRRIADTLQPWRFERVYGAFPGREVTREGSAAVQQSAARYIELLAEEASP
- a CDS encoding DNA glycosylase AlkZ-like family protein, whose protein sequence is MAPQIALDFATPSLVHPALAPFHPVVQAWFSERLGEPSRPQVEGWPLIQDWRDVLIAAPTGSGKTLTAFLAALDRLFRLALEGVLEDRTQVLYVSPLKALGNDVRKNLLQPLEELLQRARAAGFSPQELRVQVRTGDTSASERAQMVRRPPHILITTPESLYLYLTAERARATLRGVRTVIVDEIHALARDKRGSHFALSLERLKAITEVRPQLIGLSATQKPLEAIAAFLTGERDEPCQLVQVGHQRPWDLRVEIPDAELGSLATHEMWGQVYDRLLQLASEHRTTLVFVNTRKLAERVAHDLGERLSPDKVAAHHGSMSRELRLSAEERLKAGQLSVMVATASLELGIDVGNVDLVVQLGSTRSIAVLLQRVGRAGHYKGGVSKGVLFAMTRDELMECVALLNAVREGDLDAVRIPEKPLDVLAQQIVAACACEEWDERALYSLLRRAWPYRDLSYEEYEKVLETLSEGVSLRRGRAGVHLHRDRVNQRLKARRGVRITALTNGGAIPDTFTFNVVAEPEGKVVGTLDEDFAVESSPGDIFLLGTTAWRIQRVMGASVMVENAHGQPPTVPFWRGEAPGRTDELSVHVGRLRAELLQRADAPLFLEKQLQVPPPAVDALLAYLRAGQQVLGVVPSQTTLVAERFFDEAGGMQLILHAPFGSRVMRAWGMALRKRFCRTFDFELQAAATEDGLLLSLGEQHSFPLEDIFGFLNPENTEEVLVQAVLQSPLFGTRFRWNATRALSLSRFSSGKRVAPNLQRARSEDLLAAVFPAQVGCQDNHHGADVEVPDHPLVRQTMQDCLREAMDVDGLRQVLRGMKEGRIQLVARDVPEPSVFAHQMVNSQPYTFLDDAPAEERRVRNVVLRRTLPAEDSAAFGALDASAIEQVVRDAAPPLRDEDELHDALLQLVLLPEARVVGRFVAGLAAQRRVAWLEVAGQRYLVPAERIQAVRALFPEAELQPALQPLPGDKPVERDAAVAQVVRGWMELLGPTTVAELAALTSLDATDVDIALHALEASGGILRGRFRPDAVPGGVEWCDRRLLQRIHRLTVGRLRKEIEPLSARDFMRFLFRWHHLEEVDALRGSTGLSKAIGLLQGYEAPASAWERFLLPARMKGYLGDLLERACYSGEVAWGRLTQKEAKPVASPRRGAPVPPPAPEPVRSRAASPNRNASLSFVKREDLDWMLSAARPGMVLADGGVRVPEDLSAPARDVVTVLEQRGACFFTDLCSRARRLPSEVEDALWELVARGLVTADAVQNLRVLQSPAQRKRQKLLQRGGPGRWSLLAPSEPKGEDEVRESLARLFLQRYGIVWRDLVMREALAPSWRELLYVYRRMEARGEIRGGRFVAGFVGEQFALPDAVDVARAVRRQEPSGVRVQISAVDPLNLTGVVTPGPRVPATVGNVVLYVDGVPQGVDDQGDEAEDEDDSAEVAQAS
- a CDS encoding PAS domain-containing protein; this encodes MSPPRHAYALEQLNPEAFLALRLEATGPHAGDFLCEYANPAAQALLEEDPVGLRLLGARPELAGGRSDWRQVLLTGVPLTRVLPLRRVAGTRRVLTRAARVEEALLAVWLVDVTDTERFMSETAAFEERMLSFVEAMPAPFLALDPHLRFSYVNAAAESWLGKGRQALIGRPLEQEYAGAPGSTLSPQARRVLATGQATRFAERSPSRCWEVTVSPGDPGVLIYLHDITVHRPTALARPLPRAHPGPLAHGGCGGRHGDSRLTSRRRRGRD
- a CDS encoding DUF2378 family protein, whose product is MPVSLPTEKRVYAQSVDALFVRALGPHLSREGRRRLKDVGLDLNEPLRPSYALEQWKACLRVAVEDVFPGLPEREAWSRLGERYLQGFRLTAQGRASMSLVTRLGPRPTLERVPHNLRAGNNFNEVRVEELGTHGARLWMRDIAADNPYFACGLLAETLRAAGAEDIQVEPVAREGTSATFRLTWMNATRRPVASGLSR
- a CDS encoding aromatic ring-hydroxylating oxygenase subunit alpha, with protein sequence MGSSREEARGAVAPSGLVSVVRLPNSWFILCTSRELGRKPLARMLQGAPLVLFRDAQGKPGALADRCPHRNVPLSLGRVVGGQLQCGYHGWRFDTQGQCRAVPGFTGEPEAKSRCALSYATREQEGFVWVYSTPGVEPTHEPYRFPLLDTPGYSTVRRVLRAKGSLHALLENTLDVPHTSFLHGGLFRTEKKRGEIDVVVRRGADSVEAEYVGEPRPEGLVGRLLAPGGGVLKHFDRFLMPSIAQVEYQLGADSHMMVTSAMTPVEDWDTLVYAVVTFRLPLPHWLIKPFITPVALHIFQQDARILEQQTETIRRFGTEAFASTEVDVLGPSILRLMRQADRDRATLPTEVHETRLKMQV